Proteins encoded in a region of the Trypanosoma brucei gambiense DAL972 chromosome 11, complete sequence genome:
- a CDS encoding tyrosine phosphatase, putative, with protein sequence MPRPLRELLERKQAIEVIPGVLYFTSVSERLHDIEAELNNSPTPQEDTCNVNSAMKAPNFGDFAFAAPPSLHSESVPSAAIQGANVIGEDLQVKIPHGFRGSVANNGAFQRRLRERLGEGGGCYGVLEDDAFYFTLGNGPRFQYQPFFADFGPLGLDCVTALSRYLKSLLELCASFRSDDNDSNQEMKASQNNVFDFVHFNTNESLSGGLLWGGISEHVIPVVFCSGLGNHERANAACLLACFCVAGLRWSAAETWRIFQEAFPPIISFRDASYGVSTFPLSLSDILGGLQRAVELGWYDPNTFDLQEYDRLRIYDCCWIIPKALLTFSSPVSGDPNRDPVMYAKLFQELRVAGVVRLNEPLYDRHAFLSRGIQHEDLEFPDGTAPNDAIINRFMEVVDPILSVQPPATHSDARKRATKERETSDSVDLHPKGREDVRFRGRLKSDSRGGAVAVHCHAGLGRTGTIACTYIIRRYGFTARGAVGWTRLCRPGSVMGAQHMFLEKFERRLLRPVKSLDFLHAQRHLRVVGSGVVSHLSAYSYQTHKLRHTSSMNESVTSLSLSLSGLSGHSTRSPSGQCEPLSLATPAPSANMNRGKRPSRVVIRGRNSQCSTSQGSHVNNNRRSPVAEALRANPIAALRALVTNSGRSHNSTDLDREEVRRLPDGGCGDSLGTTTVSGVPLHSSLQSRRPRGRTSCVTPPRVQALVNESRRHLNARLSVLSVGNEGKGTSPDERYDLAPEVKCCLPTAVGPKGENLLAVNATALGFFAATGCTNGGANPFTPRVCHTSPREARALPSAQFQKGAADPGWGGRVVFLQP encoded by the coding sequence ATGCCGAGGCCACTCCGAGAACTGTTGGAGCGAAAGCAGGCAATAGAGGTTATCCCGGGTGTACTGTACTTCACTTCAGTGAGTGAGCGACTGCATGATATTGAAGCGGAACTTAATAATTCCCCCACCCCGCAGGAGGACACATGTAATGTCAACAGTGCGATGAAGGCGCCTAATTTTGGGGATTTTGCATTCGCGGCACCGCCTTCATTGCATTCGGAAAGTGTCCCCAGCGCGGCAATTCAAGGGGCGAACGTGATTGGGGAAGATCTTCAAGTGAAAATTCCTCACGGTTTCCGTGGCAGTGTCGCTAACAACGGTGCGTTTCAACGCCGCCTGCGTGAGCGCTTAGGTGAAGGCGGTGGCTGCTACGGGGTTCTGGAGGATGACGCATTTTATTTCACCCTTGGAAACGGACCGAGATTTCAGTACCAACCATTTTTTGCTGATTTCGGGCCCCTAGGACTCGACTGCGTTACTGCACTTTCGAGATACTTGAAATCGCTGTTGGAGTTGTGCGCTTCCTTCAGGTCCGACGACAATGATTCCAACCAAGAAATGAAGGCTTCACAGAATAATGTATTTGACTTTGTGCACTTCAATACAAATGAGTCGTTAAGCGGTGGCTTACTGTGGGGAGGTATAAGCGAACACGTTATTCCCGTCGTCTTCTGCAGTGGATTAGGCAACCATGAGCGAGCAAATGCCGCGTGCCTCCTTGCTTGCTTTTGTGTGGCTGGACTGCGCTGGAGTGCGGCTGAGACGTGGCGCATCTTTCAGGAGGCGTTTCCGCCGATTATAAGTTTCCGTGATGCAAGCTATGGCGTGTCAACCTTTCCGCTCTCCTTGTCGGACATCCTTGGCGGGCTGCAGCGTGCCGTGGAACTCGGTTGGTATGATCCCAAtacttttgatcttcaggaaTACGACAGGCTGCGCATTTATGACTGCTGTTGGATTATACCGAAAGCCTTGTTAACATTTTCTTCACCAGTAAGCGGGGATCCGAATCGGGACCCCGTGATGTATGCAAAACTGTTTCAGGAACTGAGGGTGGCGGGTGTCGTGCGTCTTAACGAGCCCCTCTACGATCGGCACGCGTTTCTTTCGCGCGGTATTCAGCACGAGGATTTGGAGTTTCCCGATGGAACCGCTCCGAACGATGCGATCATAAATCGATTTATGGAGGTGGTTGATCCCATTCTAAGCGTCCAACCGCCGGCGACGCACTCAGATGCGCGAAAGAGGGCAACAAAGGAGCGGGAAACATCGGATTCAGTGGACCTTCATCCGAAGGGCAGAGAAGATGTACGTTTTCGTGGGAGGCTGAAAAGCGACAGCCGCGGTGGTGCGGTCGCTGTGCACTGCCATGCTGGTTTGGGTCGAACAGGAACCATAGCATGCACATATATTATTAGGCGTTATGGCTTCACGGCCCGCGGTGCGGTCGGTTGGACAAGGTTGTGTCGTCCGGGGAGTGTAATGGGCGCACAACACATGTTTCTGGAGAAGTTCGAGCGGAGGCTATTGCGTCCCGTTAAATCGCTCGATTTTCTCCATGCTCAACGTCATTTGCGAGTTGTAGGGTCGGGTGTGGTTAGCCATCTTAGCGCTTACTCATACCAAACTCACAAACTGAGGCACACATCGTCCATGAATGAGTCTGTCACATCCTTATCGCTTTCGCTGTCAGGGCTCTCGGGGCACTCCACGCGCTCACCCTCTGGCCAATGTGAGCCCCTTTCCCTCGCAACTCCCGCTCCATCAGCGAACATGAATAGGGGGAAACGCCCTTCACGTGTCGTGATTCGTGGTCGTAACTCACAGTGTAGCACTTCGCAAGGGTCCCATGTGAATAACAACCGCCGCTCTCCCGTTGCCGAAGCTCTAAGAGCAAACCCCATTGCAGCATTACGAGCGCTGGTGACAAATAGCGGCAGAAGTCACAACTCCACAGACTTAGATAGAGAAGAAGTGCGCCGTCTTCCCGACGGCGGTTGTGGTGATTCTCTGGGGACAACTACTGTATCCGGTGTGCCGCTGCATTCATCACTTCAAAGTCGGCGTCCTCGTGGAAGAACCTCGTGTGTAACCCCACCGCGGGTACAAGCACTTGTAAATGAGTCGCGTCGTCACTTGAATGCGCGACTCAGTGTATTATCCGTTGGAAATGAGGGGAAAGGTACGAGCCCGGACGAAAGATATGATTTGGCTCCGGAAGTGAAGTGTTGTCTCCCAACCGCCGTCGGCCCCAAGGGTGAAAACCTCCTCGCAGTAAACGCCACTGCACTCGGGTTCTTCGCTGCAACAGGATGTACAAACGGAGGTGCGAACCCCTTCACACCACGTGTGTGTCACACATCCCCACGCGAGGCACGGGCTCTCCCTTCCGCTCAGTTTCAAAAAGGGGCAGCAGACCCCGGCTGGGGAGGGCGGGTTGTATTCCTCCAACCTTAA